Part of the Ruania alba genome is shown below.
ACGTGGGCGCGGTGACCTGAGGGGAATCAGCCAGTTCGGCTCGACACGGCGTCCACGACCGGTTCGTACGCGCGCAGATTTAACGGCGCGGTCATCGCCCCTCGATCTGCTCTCGACACCCGAGCGAGCCTCGGTCACTCACGTGGGCGCGTCCGGGTTGTGTCCGGTGGGATGACGGGTGGTTCTGGTGGTTCTGGTTCCTCGGGTGGGATGGCTGGTTGTTCGCAGGGTGGTGGGTGGTGGTAGTTGATGGGGTGGCCGCTGGGTGTGGTGAAGTGCCAGTGGTCGTGGTGTCGGGTGATGGTGATATCGCGTTGGTGGACCAGGCGGTGGTGGTACCAGCAGAGCAGGATGCCGTGGTGGGTGTTGGTGTGGCCGCCGCGGGACCACCAGGTGCTGTGGTGGATCTCGCCCAATCCTGGTGGTGCGGTGCACCCTGGGTGCTGGCAGTGGTGGTCGCGGGCCCAGATGGCTTTGGTCTGGGCGGCGGTGTGCAGGCGTTGCGCCCGGCCCACATCCAGTACCTGACCCGCCGGGTTGAGGATGATGCGGGTGAACTCGGCATCACAGGTCAGGTGGGCGAGTTCGGCGTGGCTGATCGGGGTGCCATCAGCCAGGGTCGCGGGTTCTGCGCCGACCAGGTGTTCGTGGTCGATGGTTGAGCTGATCACCGGGGCGGACGGGTCACCCGGGCACCCCGGCGCATGCACCGCGCCCTCGCCCGGGTCAGTGGCGTGACCACCAACGGTGCCGGGAGCCTCACCCAGGCCGGGAAGCGCCGGTGCAGTCTCGAGCAGGCTCGCCTCACCCTTATCGCCCGAGACCTCACCCGCACCACTTGCACTGCTGCTGGTGGGGTGGTGGCAGGTGCAGCGGGGGCGCCGGTGATCACTGATGGGGGTGGGTGTGGTGGTCAGGCGGTGCAGGGTGTCGGCGGGGACGTGGACGAGCAGGTGGGGGCGGACCCGGGCTGTGGGTTGGAACTGGCCACTGTCGAGGACGTGCTGGGCGAGGGTGATCAGGGCGTGGGCGTTGCGCTGGGACGGGGTGCGTTCATCATCAGCGGCGGGCACACCGGTGACCGCGGCGAAGGCTTGCTCCACGATCTGACCGTTGGTGTCATCGAGCCACCCATCCACGCGCCGTCCTGCGGTGGTGGCCGAGACGAAGAGGTGCTCTTTGGCGGACTCCTCACGCCAGTTCCGCTCCGCCGCCTCCGGGTCAGCCCGCACCGCCCAGGTTTTCACCAATCGGGTGAAGGAGTCCGCATCCAACACCCGCGCCTGAGCCACGAGGAAGTCCTCACCCACGTCGGGGTGACTCAATCGTTCCCGCAAGGTGTCGGTGGTGGTGGCGTGCCTGGCCAACGCGGCAGCATGGTCGCTACCGATCACCCCGGCAGCCAACGCGGCCTCGGTGGCGGGGAGGTGGTCACGCAGGGTGCGGGACAGGTGCACCTGGCCACGGGCTTTACCCCCGTGAGTCCCGGTGGCGTTGGCCCACCAGGACGCCATCGTGCGTGCCCCTGACACAGCCTACGTCCCATCGGCTTCGACCGCACTGACGGTGGCGGTGGTCAACGCGTCCAACCGGCGCCGCGCCTGCTCCAACTCACCGACCAGGTCGGGCAGCACCGCGGAGGGCAGCCCGGGCAGGTCCGTCTCGAGGACGTCATCGAGCAGGGCGGTGATCACGGCCAACTTCCCGGGCGCATCGGTCTCGCTCAGGTGTTCGCTCAGCAGGTCCCGGATAGCCTCGGCGGGGGTGGTGCCCAGGTGGGTGGTGGTGCTCATCCCCGCCTCCTCGCGGTCCCCGAACCCTGCCTTGTTTCCTGCCTCATAGTCTAGAACTGTTGTTCGCCTCAGTCAAGGGTAATCGTTGGTATTGCAACGAAAAGTCAGCCTCTGCCTGTGGATGAAGATGCATCGGGTATGCGCCTGTGGACAAGGCGCCCCGGGAAGGGGTATCGGACCCACATCTGTGGACAACAAGCGAGTAGTGAGGACCTACATGAGCAATCCAAGTCACACCAAGACCCGCCATGCGTCCCGCGCCCTGACCACGCCGGGCACACCGGATCCGATGCCGCCCTCATCAGGACAGCGCTACAGTCCCACGCCCACTCG
Proteins encoded:
- a CDS encoding HNH endonuclease signature motif containing protein yields the protein MSGARTMASWWANATGTHGGKARGQVHLSRTLRDHLPATEAALAAGVIGSDHAAALARHATTTDTLRERLSHPDVGEDFLVAQARVLDADSFTRLVKTWAVRADPEAAERNWREESAKEHLFVSATTAGRRVDGWLDDTNGQIVEQAFAAVTGVPAADDERTPSQRNAHALITLAQHVLDSGQFQPTARVRPHLLVHVPADTLHRLTTTPTPISDHRRPRCTCHHPTSSSASGAGEVSGDKGEASLLETAPALPGLGEAPGTVGGHATDPGEGAVHAPGCPGDPSAPVISSTIDHEHLVGAEPATLADGTPISHAELAHLTCDAEFTRIILNPAGQVLDVGRAQRLHTAAQTKAIWARDHHCQHPGCTAPPGLGEIHHSTWWSRGGHTNTHHGILLCWYHHRLVHQRDITITRHHDHWHFTTPSGHPINYHHPPPCEQPAIPPEEPEPPEPPVIPPDTTRTRPRE